A section of the Diabrotica virgifera virgifera chromosome 8, PGI_DIABVI_V3a genome encodes:
- the LOC126890139 gene encoding uncharacterized protein LOC126890139, whose amino-acid sequence MTDANTSANTSASVDRISVKIPPFWPNYPEIWFLQVENQFKLANITSDVTKFNYIVANLDTAYILEVRDIIVSPPATERYAKLKSELIKRLSASQQQKIKRLLEHEELGDRRPSQFLRHLQSLAGTTVPDNIVRSLWLGRLPASTQAILATQAKASLDAVAELADTISEAIAPRTQISEASNACESTIEKLTAELAEMN is encoded by the coding sequence ATGACGGACGCTAACACCAGTGCCAATACAAGTGCTTCAGTTGATCGGATTTCAGTTAAAATCCCACCTTTCTGGCCCAACTATCCTGAAATATGGTTCCTGCAAGTAGAAAACCAATTTAAACTGGCAAATATAACAAGTGACGTAACCAAATTCAACTATATAGTTGCCAATTTAGACACAGCCTACATATTAGAAGTTAGGGACATCATTGTTTCACCACCAGCCACAGAGAGgtatgcaaaattaaaatcagaatTAATTAAGAGACTTAGTGCATCACAGcaacaaaagattaaaagacTACTCGAGCATGAAGAACTGGGCGATCGAAGACCTTCCCAGTTCTTACGACATTTACAGTCTTTAGCAGGCACAACGGTACCGGACAATATTGTAAGGTCTCTGTGGTTAGGTAGACTGCCAGCGTCTACACAGGCTATTCTAGCTACTCAAGCTAAAGCTAGTTTGGACGCAGTTGCCGAGCTAGCTGACACAATATCTGAAGCGATAGCTCCTAGGACCCAAATTTCAGAAGCTTCTAACGCTTGTGAAAGTACCATAGAGAAATTGACAGCCGAATTAGCTGAAATGAATTAG